A single genomic interval of Malania oleifera isolate guangnan ecotype guangnan chromosome 11, ASM2987363v1, whole genome shotgun sequence harbors:
- the LOC131168070 gene encoding protein SIEVE ELEMENT OCCLUSION B, translating to MEDGKITPARFTRPLAAKPEMGSIFMMSDDNVMMKQIEATHQPDGRELFVRPLLQLVEDIFVLATRTIDPLSPIQNEVAAEKTYQSGLGTTLEAVSYPIERIACEIACKSVAGGFDVHGTAVSLLQLLANYSWDAKLVLTMAAFALNYGEFWLLAQIYTSNSLAKSMAILKKLPAIMEHSGTLKPRFDALKNLIEATLLIAKCIVEFKELPSLYISQEVPALHAFRSSLPTAVYWSIRAILVSASQISSITSLGHEYMTAETWDISTLTHKINNLHKHLREQLAICYQYIDEKKDIEAYELLVNLFEMVHIDNIKVLKALIYAKDDLLPLMDGSTKKRVNIEVLRRKNVLLLISGLDISRDELSILEQIYSESRHHTMRLESQYEIVWIPIVDRSIQWTDPMQQQFESLQLDMPWYTVHHPSLIDKAVIRFIKEMWHFRNRAILVVLDPQGRVVSPNAIHMMWIWGSAAFPFTTMKEEALWRQEAWRLELLVDGIDPTIINWITEGNYIFLYGGDDMEWIRKFTTAASAVARAARIPLEMVYVGRSGKREQARKAAEAIADEKLSHCWQDPAMMWFFWTRLESMLFSKIQQGKADEHDTMTQEIKKLLSFDKAGGWAVLAKGSPLLINGHYSTVLATLLEYDELWKKQAEEEGFDEAIKKHHEKLHKATMPCSRFEFPSTSGRIPEMMKCPECPRRMEKYISFLCCHDESALAALYGS from the exons ATGGAGGACGGCAAGATCACTCCGGCGAGATTCACCAGGCCGCTGGCGGCGAAGCCGGAGATGGGCAGCATTTTCATGATGTCCGACGACAATGTGATGATGAAGCAGATTGAGGCCACCCACCAGCCCGACGGCCGGGAACTCTTCGTCCGCCCTCTCCTCCAGCTCGTGGAGGACATCTTCGTCCTCGCCACCCGCACGATCGACCCCCTTTCACCC ATACAAAATGAGGTCGCCGCAGAGAAAACCTATCAATCTGGACTTGGCACCACGCTCGAAGCAGTCTCATATCCCATTGAAAGAATTGCTTGTGAG ATAGCGTGCAAAAGTGTCGCTGGTGGATTTGACGTGCATGGAACGGCGGTCTCCCTTCTCCAACTTCTAGCCAATTACTCATGGGACGCAAAGCTAGTGCTAACCATGGCCGCATTTGCATTGAACTATGGAGAGTTCTGGCTATTGGCCCAAATCTACACATCCAATTCACTTGCAAAATCCATGGCAATCCTAAAGAAACTACCGGCAATCATGGAACACTCTGGCACGTTAAAGCCCCGCTTTGATGCACTCAAGAACCTTATCGAGGCTACGCTGCTGATTGCCAAGTGCATTGTGGAGTTCAAGGAGCTTCCGTCTCTATACATATCTCAAGAAGTCCCAGCGCTACATGCTTTTAGGAGTAGTTTGCCTACTGCTGTGTATTGGTCCATTAGGGCTATCTTGGTTTCTGCTTCTCAAATTAGCAGCATTACCAGCTTGGGACACGA GTATATGACAGCTGAGACATGGGACATATCGACCTTGACTCACAAGATCAACAACCTACACAAACATCTGAGGGAGCAACTAGCTATATGCTACCAATATATAG ATGAGAAGAAAGATATAGAAGCTTATGAACTACTTGTGAATCTCTTTGAAATGGTCCACATTGACAACATCAAGGTTCTGAAGGCCCTGATTTATGCGAAGGATGATTTGCTCCCACTCATGGATGGCTcaaccaagaaaagg GTTAACATTGAAGTCTTGAGGAGGAAAAACGTGTTGTTGCTCATATCAGGACTCGATATCTCGCGAGACGAGCTCTCAATTCTAGAACAGATATATAGTGAATCGCGACACCACACGATGAGGCTGGAGAGTCAATATGAGATCGTATGGATCCCAATCGTGGACCGTTCAATTCAATGGACTGACCCAATGCAACAACAATTCGAGAGCTTGCAATTGGATATGCCATGGTACACGGTCCACCACCCCTCGTTGATCGATAAGGCGGTGATCAGGTTCATCAAGGAGATGTGGCACTTTCGGAACCGTGCGATCTTGGTGGTGCTGGACCCACAGGGCAGGGTGGTGTCCCCAAACGCCATCCACATGATGTGGATTTGGGGCAGCGCTGCTTTTCCCTTCACCACCATGAAAGAAGAGGCTCTTTGGAGGCAAGAGGCTTGGAGGCTTGAGCTCCTAGTGGATGGCATCGACCCCACGATTATTAATTGG ATTACCGAAGGGAATTACATATTTTTGTACGGAGGGGACGACATGGAGTGGATCAGGAAATTCACGACTGCCGCGAGCGCCGTGGCGAGGGCGGCGCGCATCCCTCTGGAGATGGTCTACGTGGGGAGGAGCGGGAAGCGTGAACAAGCCCGGAAGGCGGCGGAGGCCATCGCGGACGAGAAGCTGAGCCACTGCTGGCAGGACCCGGCGATGATGTGGTTCTTCTGGACGAGGCTGGAGAGCATGCTGTTCTCCAAGATCCAGCAGGGGAAGGCCGACGAGCACGACACCATGACGCAAGAAATCAAGAAGCTCCTCAGCTTCGACAAGGCTGGCGGGTGGGCGGTGCTTGCGAAAGGGTCGCCGCTGCTGATCAACGGCCACTACAGCACCGTGCTGGCTACTCTGTTGGAGTACGATGAGCTGTGGAAGAAGCAGGCAGAGGAGGAGGGGTTCGACGAAGCGATTAAGAAGCACCACGAGAAGCTGCACAAGGCGACAATGCCGTGCAGTCGGTTCGAGTTCCCGAGCACCTCCGGGAGGATCCCGGAGATGATGAAGTGCCCGGAGTGTCCGCGCCGGATGGAGAAGTACATCAGCTTCCTCTGCTGCCACGATGAGTCGGCTCTGGCCGCCCTATATGGAAGCTAG